CTTCTCTTCGTTTCCGGCTGAATCCTAAAACAGAAAATTGTCTTGCGTCGACTCAGCACGGAACATGGAACGATATACGGAAGGTACGAATTACTACGGATCACTTGAGATACAAGGGATGGAAGTCTCTGGGAGAACAGAAAAGGAAGGCATTATTCGTCCTCTTGAGGTAATTTCATGACTACCTCCCCATCATCCACTGTGTCGCCATCCACGGCATATTCCCCATCCTCAGGCTCCGCTTCATCCAGCATAACATTCATGCCATTCTGCTTCAACATGAAGCAGTGACTTAACAGTGTTCCTTATGCGGCGGTTGCTATGACGAATTCCAGTACTTCTGTTTTGTCTGATTAACGTTTTTTGTGGCTAGCTATACACAGAAGTCATACAAAGCAATCGATCAATGAGAACAGATGCAACGAGTTGCGACCGTCGAGCACTCCGAAGCCTGTACGTACCACACCTCAGTCTTTTCTCCCACTTTGCCCACGACTGTCTGTGCCGCCTTCTCCAACCGCTCGCGGAAGAACCTGATAACAGACACACAAGAATATTCGAGGTGCCGCCAATACCCCACCTCCGACAACTCTTCCTTTGCGGCTCTCGAACCCAGAAATCGTCTGCAGCTGCATCTAACCCCAATGACCCTTCCCAATGACGTGGATATCTCTTTCGCTGTATCCACACAGTGGCGCCATGGTCGGGTACTTCATGAGAATGTCGCACCCCCGTAGCTGATCGGGTCTCGGTGACTCGCGGCAAGTGAAAAAGTCCCAGATCGAGCCCGCGAATTACCAGAGGATGGAGGATGCATGTCGATGAGATGGCACTCAGCTTCTCCTCACGCATCCATCTCGCCGCTCGCAGCATCAACAAGACTCTTTCTCTCGCTTTGACTTGTAATCTTCCAATTTTATCTAACCTATTCTTTGGCGTTCAGGTTTGGATACGCGGATTCACGGGGTTTTCTACCTCACCCAGCCCAGTCCCTCCCGGCCAGTCTCCAGCAACCCTACTCTTCTCGTGTTTCCTTTCATCTCTCTCCACCTTTTCCCTCTCGTCCATCGTGAGCACACATCACATTACGGGACGATCTCAAAGCCCACGATCTCAACTTTCCTCTTGCATGGACTCGGAGATCACTGTAGTACTAGCTGGCCCGGCGATGCTGGGCCCGAAACTTCCTAGAACGTTTGTCACTTCCTATCCTCCCTCCTCGGACTCCCTCTTCCGGCAACACATACTAGCCATGTCACAGAAGATCCACAACCCTTATGAGATCGATTTGGATATTGTCTCTTCGACCGTATATTACCATCATTCGGAACCTCTAACCCCCGAACAAATAAACTCAGACAGCTTTCGGTATCCTCGCCAAGAGACACGTCACATACTCATAACGCCATGGGCATATGTAGGATTTCATCACAACCTACTTCCTCAACAGACGCCGCTTCAAGTGATCATCGTAACAAAATCAAGGATCTCGATCCAAAGGGGTGGGGTGGCTGTGTAAAGGAGTGGTGGAGTTTTATATCTGAGACTGTAGAGCTTGTGGATAGAACTGATAATAGAAAAGATCATACCCACATTGGCAAAAACTCAGTTCGAACTAATGCAAACTTTGTACAAATTTGCTGGAAATATTCCAAAAATATTCTGAATGGCATCCTTATTTGCACAATTTTGTGACGAGTGGAAAAACACACTAACTAGCACGGTTAGTCAAATTTGTGCGAATTGGAATTGATTCGCATTTTGGGTTTTCAGCCTGAGGCTGAAATcacgtaaaaaaaaaaaataaaaaaaaatGGCAAGTGGCTCCTCAAGCAGCATGGTACCCCCGTGTATCATCCTCCGAATCCCTCACATCTCCACCCATGGAACCGAGATGAGCCTTCGGAAcaacatcctcctcctcaagaAAATCAGACTCCGTTTGCCTAGAAACCTTAGCTCTCTGAAGACTCATAGCAATCGTAGTTTCAGAACGTCCATTGCTCCCCTGGCGATTGGCCTGGCTTCCGTTCGAATACTTGCTCGTCGAATTCGAATTGTTGGTAGATTTCTCAGTTGAGAATCCGAGACCCACTCGAACGATGATCAACGTTGGGACCATTGCCTGCCAGTGGTGAATTTAGGGTGAATATTTACTATATTTCTGCCTAGACGGCTCGGAGGGAAAATCTTCATGAAACTGGTACTCACTAAGATTTGGCAAGCAGGGAAATAAATAAAGTCCTATAATTCCGTGAAATTCatgtaaaaaaaaagttggGGAAAGCAAGTCGACGTACCGCACTCGTTAACGTCGTTCGATAGAATATCAATATTAGGAACGTCGTGAGCGCCGACGTTATCCCCGATTCGATGCTAACACAAGCGGAAGGAAGTCAACAATAGTTGGGGTGAGTGTGGGGGAACAAACGGCGAACGcacatgatgatgatggccgTATAATATCTCTGTCGATAACTACGACCAAGAACCTGCGAGGTTCGACGGCCGTAGTACCAAAGTCGTCCAGCTGTTCATCGCGATGAGGAAACAGGGAAACAGATCAGTACCAAGAGGAAGGAATCAGCGTCGGCTTCGAAAGTAAAGACACCTTGACCCGGCGCCAGGTGGGGTGAAACGACTTACCGATAAGACCAGTTACAGTGATGTTAGTAGCACAAGTGAGGGAGAAGGACGCCATCCCATAAGCGTAGATGTCAAAGTTTTGCAACACGGCTCCCGGGTCGGTTGTACTCTGGCCATAAACGGCGAGACAAGAGAGCGCTATGATCAAGAATCGGGATGAGAACTTTTTGTCAGATCTCGAACTTCTTAGGACTGATTCATGGGCGCACCGGTGGAAGCAAACCAGAGAATGACTGGTAGAATGAGGATGTACTTCTTAAAGCTCCACACAACATAGAGTCGATAAATCTGGTAAAGAACGCTATGAGAAAACCAACGGGCATCCAGAGACAAATTGAAGATTACTTACCAAGACAGCATCGGATACCGCACTTTGGTTAAAGTTTCAACGCCTTCGTGTTCCGTAGTCCAAAAGAAACGTACATAACGAGAGCGAAGAAACTCTCCCTAACAAGATTGCTCCAGATCCAAAACTCCTCAAAGTACTCCGTCGGTCCTTCAGGTGTATCACCGTGTAGAATAAAGGCAGCGTAAGCTCTAGCGAAATCAGCAATGATGAGACCCGTCGCAAGCGTAAAAAGAGCGACGGCGGAAATTAAAAGGGTTTTGTTCGCCCCTCCACCCGACTTCCTCCCTCTGTACAGAAGAATGTAGATACAATGGCAAAAGAGGACGGTGTATATCCCTGGAAGTGGGAATTGGGTTCGTCAGCTTCGACTGTATTTTGCCCTCGCGAACTGCGACGTACCGTAGAATAGGGTTTCTACCTATAATCGGACGCAGATGATGAGCCCGCAACTTCATAACAGCGAGGGGGAAGGTTCTTTGACTTACCCACAATGCTACGAACCGGACCTATCGTTTGAGCGATTCATTGTCAGTGAAAAAAACATACCAAGGGGAGAGACCAGAACGTACTGTCGATAGTGGCAGCTCTTTGATCATTTGCTGAACGATAGAAGAAGAGCGGGGACAACCTGAAACTGAATAGAAAGCTTTTAACTTTGGTTACTTCACAATCTAGATGCTCTCACCTCGAGTATGGGCGCTTCTCCCACAAAAGGTGGTCACCACCTTGATACCATCTCCATCGATTCTGATGACACTAGCCTTGGCGGGGGCTCAGAGTGGTCCAAACACGGGAGAACGTGATTGAAGTCAATTAAAGTCCATGAAATCCATACCCGATGACGCCGGACCCGACGTACGTCGCGCGAGGTTTTTGGTGTTACCCGCGAAAGCGGCGCTACCGCAGTACGGGAGTGGATGGCCTTGACGAATATCAGCGTAAGTCATCTCTACCTCTATCAGTTTTGACAGTGCTCGTGAGCTGGCGGTTTCGTAGCGACCCGTACAGGAAGGGAGCTTAATCTCCAAGCGTCTGCCGACCAGATGAAGACCTGGATCTATTaatattcatactaattgagAAGTGATAAACTCACCAGAATGAGAAGTAGCATCGAAGGAGTACATGGCAGAATAGAACGCCAGCGTTAGGAACGCGAGTTTGAATATAGTAAGTTATTAGTAACCACAGTAGAACAATCGCGATGCTGATACTCCTGATCGTCAAACGGTACAGAGGGTCACGCTTTAAAACCCGGTCGACGTCTAGTAGCCGCATAAGAATATCTTCCCGGAGCGCGGCTCGGTGGGAAGCAGTTTGAAACTAAAATCATCCAGTCGGCCTTCATGTGCATAGCGACTCCGAGGACATGGCGGGCCAAATGCGTTGATCTATTCATTAGGCTGTACTTACCACCCCTGTTTCTCATTTATTTTCCATGCAAGAAATTAGACTAGACATTCCTGTATTAGCTTCCTTGCTCTTGGTCGAAGGTACGGATGATTACGGGGTAATTGAGATACAGGGGATGGAAGTCTCtgggagaaaagaaaggggaGGCATTCATCCTCTTGAGGTGATATCATGACTACCTCCGCATCATCTACTGTGTCGCCATCCACGGCATATTCACCATCCTCAGGCTCCACTTCACCCAGCATACCATCTGCTTCAACATCCACCTTACCACAATCAGGGTCGTCAAATTCCAGTGCCTTACACAGGCGAGGGGTAGTGTATAGTACCTGAACATCCGAGAAATCTTGCATTTTGACAACGTCCACAACATCGGGTGGGTTCATCACCAGAGGGGTGATGAGACATTCCTTCATCCGGGGAAGACACCCCAACCTGGTAAAACGCAGTCGTCCCGGCCATGAATCCGGGGTTGTCTGCACCAGAAACGTGCGGATGGAAGGAGAACCGGAACACCAATCCCAACCGCGTTTTTTGCCTGGATTTTCATGATCAGAAGCGTACTGGTTATGGTTGGGGCGAGGGTGGTCGCGCACATTAGGTTGTCGTAGTCAACTTGTTCTATTTCCACACGCGGcggtgagcgcttgagcggtCACACAGGAAAATCAAGAAGAACAGCGAGAGAGTCTTGTGAATGCTGGACGCGCGAGGAGGAGTCATCTCATCCTCTATACTCGGTCTTATCTCGGACTCATGGCAAACCGGCACTTACCTGAAAGTACCTGTGGCTGTGCGTCCCGACCCACCGGACGTCCGTTCCTACACATCGAGTATCTGTCATAAACTATACCCCATTAATAACTCGATACCGTGTATATAAGCTCCCGTAGTTGTCTTTCTTTCCCCCTGCCTGTCGGAGATGCGCTTCGCTATCAGTGGCACCCTTGGATTAGCTGCCGCAGTTATAGGCGCCAGAGCACAAGGTAACGGTGAAATATCCATTGTAGCGGTTCATCATCCAGTTCTCATTTCTGTCGTTGTCCGCATCTATTACAGGAGGATTATTTACTTCCTTATCCCAAATAAAGGATACCCATTACGATTTTGTAATTGTTGGTGGTACGCGTTCCCGAATGATTTCCGAACAAACTCTCTCACCCCAATCTCTTTAGGCGGAACCGCTGGTAGTGTGCTCGCGAACCGGCTCACTGAATCCGGGGAACATAGCGTTCTTGTCGTCGAAGCAGGCATAGAGTGCGTTCCCGAGCATCGTTTCGTATCTACATGAGCTGACGCCCGAGCGGGTTACTTCTACTAGTCATAAAGGACTTCTCGATCTCGTGATACCACTTTTAGCGATCAACTTACGAACAAATGGCACCATTACGAATTGGAACTATACAACGGTTCCTCAGCGGGGAGCGCTGAATCAAAGTCTTGAAGTAGCAAGGGGATTTGTGCTAGGTGGAAGCAGTAGCATCAGTATGTTGTTTCCATTTTTATCGTATAGGTCAACTTCGGGAATCTGTCTGATTGCCTTCTCAGATACTCTACAATGGTACCGTGCCTCAAACTCTCTCTGGAACACATTTGCGCGGCTCAGTGGTGATGAAGGATGGGGATGGAAGTCGGTGGAAAAGTATTACTTCAAGGTGACCTCAATCCTTCTTTCAATCCAATGTCAATTTTGAATTAGTCCCGTTCATTCTCACGCCGGAATCAGACGTCTAGCCTGGTTACTCCCCAAGATGGACGAGACATATCTACAGAAACCAACTCCCGCGCTCATGGTAGTGGTCCGCTCAACGTCACCGTAAATGGGTTTGTATTCGATATCGATACCGTTTTCGAGGAAGCAGCGAAGAATTCGACGCGTTTCCCTTACAATCAGGATTACAACTCAGGAAATTCGCTTGGAATAGGTGACCACTGTTTCCTAGTTTCTCTCAAGCGCAAACCGAACTTTAcatgtaaaaaaaaaaactcttTTTAGCTTGGGCACAATCCACAACTGGCGGTGGGGTGAGGAACAGCGCTGCTACGGCCTATCTTGACCCTGTCATGAGCCGACAGAACCTGGATGTTCTCATCAATACTCGAGCAACCAAGATTCTTTCATCATCCTCACACCAGGGTAAGGGAGAGCCCATGATGAACGTGGTTCAACTAGCAACAGATGCAAACGGTAAGGCCAAATTTTTTGCTACATAGAGATTCCAAGGAGACTCTGACCGACCTATCCTTAGGCCCTCGAGTGAACATCACTGCCAGAAAGGAAGTCATTCTTTCCGCCGGAGCGATCAACACTCCACAAATTCTCCTCATGTCCGGTATCGGTCCCAAAGAAGACTTGGAAGCACTCAACATCGACGTCGTCTTGGATTCGCCTG
This genomic window from Marasmius oreades isolate 03SP1 chromosome 8, whole genome shotgun sequence contains:
- a CDS encoding uncharacterized protein (CAZy:AA3; CAZy:AA8); amino-acid sequence: MRFAISGTLGLAAAVIGARAQGGLFTSLSQIKDTHYDFVIVGGGTAGSVLANRLTESGEHSVLVVEAGIDHKGLLDLVIPLLAINLRTNGTITNWNYTTVPQRGALNQSLEVARGFVLGGSSSINTLQWYRASNSLWNTFARLSGDEGWGWKSVEKYYFKTSSLVTPQDGRDISTETNSRAHGSGPLNVTVNGFVFDIDTVFEEAAKNSTRFPYNQDYNSGNSLGIAWAQSTTGGGVRNSAATAYLDPVMSRQNLDVLINTRATKILSSSSHQGKGEPMMNVVQLATDANGPRVNITARKEVILSAGAINTPQILLMSGIGPKEDLEALNIDVVLDSPAVGLNLTDQPAIPIVFNVTSVHTFTDLLRKPELSEQLLQQWQENRTGLYVNYPGSIVGNFKLPPTFKDVSSGDGSANIGFVTVDSFLAAPPVPETGEFISMLLAVLSPSSRGSVKLATTNPFDAPLIDFGIYSSDLDIKAQVQAMKMVDEIFALPQFNGIFLGPYGDLALAKTDEQKADFARRNVGVYDHASCSVSMGPGGVLDSHLRVKGVKGLRVVDASVFPMIPESNTQAPVYIVAERAADLIKADYHSFS
- a CDS encoding uncharacterized protein (CAZy:AA3; CAZy:AA8) → MRFAISGTLGLAAAVIGARAQGGLFTSLSQIKDTHYDFVIVGGGTAGSVLANRLTESGEHSVLVVEAGIDHKGLLDLVIPLLAINLRTNGTITNWNYTTVPQRGALNQSLEVARGFVLGGSSSINTLQWYRASNSLWNTFARLSGDEGWGWKSVEKYYFKTSSLVTPQDGRDISTETNSRAHGSGPLNVTVNGFVFDIDTVFEEAAKNSTRFPYNQDYNSGNSLGIAWAQSTTGGGVRNSAATAYLDPVMSRQNLDVLINTRATKILSSSSHQGKGEPMMNVVQLATDANGPRVNITARKEVILSAGAINTPQILLMSGIGPKEDLEALNIDVVLDSPAVGLNLTDQPAIPIVFNVTSVHTFTDLLRKPELSEQLLQQWQENRTGLYVNYPGSIVGNFKLPPTFKDVSSGDGSANIGFVTVDSFLAAPPVPETGEFISMLLAVLSPSSRGSVKLATTNPFDAPLIDFGIYSSDLDIKAQVQAMKMVDEIFALPQFNGIFLGPYGDLALAKTDEQKADFARRNVGVYDHASCSVSMGPGGVLDSHLRVKGVKGLRVVDASVFPMIPESNTQAPVYIVAERAADLIKADYHSFSVS
- a CDS encoding uncharacterized protein (CAZy:AA3; CAZy:AA8), whose protein sequence is MRFAISGTLGLAAAVIGARAQGGLFTSLSQIKDTHYDFVIVGGGTAGSVLANRLTESGEHSVLVVEAGIDHKGLLDLVIPLLAINLRTNGTITNWNYTTVPQRGALNQSLEVARGFVLGGSSSINTLQWYRASNSLWNTFARLSGDEGWGWKSVEKYYFKTSSLVTPQDGRDISTETNSRAHGSGPLNVTVNGFVFDIDTVFEEAAKNSTRFPYNQDYNSGNSLGIAWAQSTTGGGVRNSAATAYLDPVMSRQNLDVLINTRATKILSSSSHQGKGEPMMNVVQLATDANGPRVNITARKEVILSAGAINTPQILLMSGIGPKEDLEALNIDVVLDSPAVGLNLTDQPAIPIVFNVTSVHTFTDLLRKPELSEQLLQQWQENRTGLYVNYPGSIVGNFKLPPTFKDVSSGDGSANIGFVTVDSFLAAPPVPETGEFISMLLAVLSPSSRGSVKLATTNPFDAPLIDFGIYSSDLDIKAQVQAMKMVDEIFALPQFNGIFLGPYGDLALAKTDEQKADFARRNVGVYDHASCSVSMGPGGVLDSHLRVKGVKGLRVVDASVFPMIPESNTQAPVYIVAERAADLIKADYHSFSIQLSLIQSSTIGGSM